One window of the Methanomassiliicoccaceae archaeon DOK genome contains the following:
- a CDS encoding 3-isopropylmalate dehydratase, with protein sequence MDKFKGKVWVFGDNVDTDQIIPAERLVAANLDHLNDYIFEKVRPGFAQQVQKGDILVAGRNFGCGSSREHAPLSLIEAGFSCIIAESFARIFYRNSMNIGLLLVECKVDAREGETIEVDPDNGKVIAEGKEYSFPEYPPFISELVKAGGLMNLIREGRF encoded by the coding sequence ATGGACAAGTTCAAGGGAAAGGTTTGGGTGTTCGGCGACAACGTCGACACCGACCAGATAATACCGGCGGAGAGGCTGGTGGCAGCCAACCTCGACCACCTCAACGACTACATATTCGAGAAGGTCAGGCCCGGGTTCGCGCAGCAGGTCCAGAAGGGGGACATCCTGGTGGCAGGGAGGAACTTCGGCTGCGGGTCGTCCAGGGAGCACGCGCCCCTGTCCCTGATAGAGGCCGGGTTCTCGTGCATCATCGCGGAGTCGTTCGCACGCATCTTCTACAGGAACTCCATGAACATCGGCCTCCTCCTGGTGGAGTGCAAGGTCGATGCCAGGGAGGGGGAGACCATCGAGGTCGACCCCGACAACGGCAAGGTCATCGCCGAGGGCAAGGAGTACTCCTTCCCGGAGTATCCGCCGTTCATCTCCGAGCTGGTCAAGGCTGGCGGTCTGATGAACCTCATCAGGGAGGGCAGGTTCTGA
- a CDS encoding ParA family protein, producing the protein MFPLERRVTVVCGHYGTGKTNLSINLALDCARHGEDVTLVDLDVVNPYFRSADYADVLTENGVRVVGPNFANTNLDTPSLPAAVSNVIAEGSRVIVDVGGDDAGATALGVYSRALAGAEPDVIYVINRYRSQTTHADEAVQILREIETTSRLRATCVANNSHLKGDTTEATVLGSMAFAEEVSVKTGLPLRFTTAPRGLDFTQLNKIPDIYPVDVLVRAPWE; encoded by the coding sequence ATGTTTCCGCTGGAGAGAAGGGTGACCGTCGTGTGCGGCCACTACGGCACTGGGAAGACCAACCTTTCCATCAACCTGGCACTCGACTGCGCCCGGCACGGGGAGGATGTTACCCTCGTCGACCTCGACGTGGTCAACCCCTACTTCAGATCGGCGGACTACGCCGACGTCCTCACGGAGAACGGCGTCAGGGTCGTCGGACCCAACTTCGCCAACACCAACCTCGACACACCGTCCCTCCCCGCCGCCGTCAGCAACGTCATCGCCGAGGGGTCCAGGGTCATAGTGGATGTTGGAGGGGACGACGCCGGCGCCACCGCGCTCGGGGTCTACTCCAGGGCACTGGCCGGGGCGGAGCCGGACGTCATCTACGTCATCAACAGGTATAGGTCCCAGACAACCCATGCCGACGAGGCCGTCCAGATCCTGAGGGAGATCGAGACGACGTCCCGTCTGAGGGCCACCTGCGTGGCAAACAACTCGCATCTGAAAGGGGACACCACGGAGGCCACCGTCCTGGGATCGATGGCCTTCGCAGAGGAGGTCTCCGTCAAGACCGGACTCCCCCTAAGGTTCACGACCGCCCCCCGCGGCCTGGATTTCACCCAACTAAATAAAATCCCTGACATATACCCGGTCGACGTCCTCGTGAGGGCGCCGTGGGAGTGA
- the vorB gene encoding 3-methyl-2-oxobutanoate dehydrogenase subunit VorB, which translates to MNEKVLMKGNEAIAEAAIAAGCRHFFGYPITPQTEVAAYMSKRMPKIGGVYLQAESEVASINMVLGAGAAGVRVMTSTSSPGISLMAEGISYLAGSDVPCLIVNVQRGGPGLGGIQPSQADYFQATKSTAHGDFHILVFAPSTVQETVDMIATAFDLGDKYRMPAMVLSDGMLGQMMEPVVLPEPKEPDMDSKTWAVSGHGGKREHNVVNSLYINPQELEDLVKDRFERYETIKENHQMAEEYLVDDADIIIVAYGSSSRVSRSAIDSARAQGIKVGMIRPITLWPFPEKFIEKHVGHAKAFLSVEMSMGQMVDDVKLVVNGRAPVEFFGRTGGMIPTPNEVLEQIVRINGGVQ; encoded by the coding sequence ATGAACGAGAAAGTACTCATGAAGGGAAACGAGGCCATCGCCGAGGCGGCAATCGCCGCCGGATGCAGGCACTTCTTCGGATACCCCATCACCCCGCAGACCGAGGTGGCGGCATACATGTCCAAGAGGATGCCGAAGATCGGCGGTGTCTATCTGCAGGCCGAGTCCGAAGTCGCGTCCATCAACATGGTCCTCGGTGCCGGAGCCGCCGGCGTCAGGGTCATGACGTCCACATCCTCCCCCGGCATCAGCCTGATGGCCGAGGGGATCTCCTATCTGGCGGGATCGGACGTTCCGTGCCTGATCGTCAACGTCCAGCGCGGAGGGCCCGGACTCGGAGGAATCCAGCCCTCCCAGGCGGACTACTTCCAGGCGACCAAATCCACCGCCCACGGCGACTTCCACATCCTCGTGTTCGCACCCTCGACGGTCCAGGAGACCGTCGACATGATCGCCACCGCATTCGACCTCGGAGACAAGTACAGGATGCCTGCCATGGTCCTGTCCGACGGAATGCTCGGACAGATGATGGAGCCCGTCGTCCTCCCCGAGCCCAAGGAGCCCGACATGGACTCCAAGACATGGGCGGTCAGCGGGCACGGCGGCAAGAGGGAGCACAACGTCGTCAACTCCCTGTACATCAACCCCCAGGAGCTCGAGGACCTCGTCAAGGACAGGTTCGAGAGGTACGAGACGATCAAGGAGAACCACCAGATGGCCGAGGAGTACCTCGTCGACGATGCGGACATCATCATCGTCGCCTACGGATCGTCCTCCAGGGTCTCCAGGTCCGCGATCGACTCCGCGAGGGCGCAGGGCATCAAGGTCGGAATGATCAGGCCGATCACGCTCTGGCCGTTCCCGGAGAAGTTCATCGAGAAGCACGTCGGCCACGCGAAGGCCTTCCTGTCCGTGGAGATGTCCATGGGACAGATGGTCGACGACGTGAAGCTCGTGGTCAACGGAAGGGCCCCCGTGGAGTTCTTCGGACGTACCGGAGGTATGATCCCGACCCCCAACGAGGTCCTCGAACAGATCGTCAGGATCAACGGAGGTGTTCAGTGA
- a CDS encoding 3-isopropylmalate dehydrogenase (catalyzes the oxidation of 3-isopropylmalate to 3-carboxy-4-methyl-2-oxopentanoate in leucine biosynthesis) — translation MKHLAIIPGDGIGKEVIAAGMEVLDAVSEISSFQYDPEFFDIGSDRYLATGELLTDEDVAALKRKDAIYFGAIGDPRVKPGVLEQGILLKMRAVFDQYINLRPVTSWFPLVPLKREVPFDIHFLRENTEDFYMGANGFFGPSSGGSSAHVHVDRELYSLDIDLDARSTNNDDFAFEIGLLSRTAVTRFADYCCRYALKRGDSKVTLVDKANVITKNYGMQRQIFEQKTEEYGLDLDFMFVDAMAMAMIVRPETFGTVAVPNLFGDILTDLGAQLQGGLGMGGSGNINPEGVSMFEPIHGSAPDIAGRGIANPIAAVLAAQMLLEEQGFPDEGRMIHDAVRTCLDTGATTPDLGGKMSTSEAGRHIADLIRNGRR, via the coding sequence ATGAAGCACCTCGCCATAATCCCCGGTGACGGCATCGGCAAGGAGGTCATCGCTGCAGGGATGGAGGTCCTGGACGCGGTGTCCGAGATCTCGTCGTTCCAGTACGACCCGGAGTTCTTCGACATCGGGTCGGACAGGTATCTTGCAACAGGTGAGCTGCTCACAGACGAGGACGTGGCCGCCCTGAAGCGCAAGGACGCCATCTACTTCGGCGCCATCGGCGACCCGAGGGTCAAGCCCGGCGTGCTGGAGCAGGGGATCCTGCTGAAGATGAGGGCGGTTTTCGACCAGTACATCAACCTCCGTCCGGTCACCTCGTGGTTCCCGCTGGTCCCGCTGAAGAGGGAGGTCCCCTTCGACATCCATTTCCTGAGGGAGAACACCGAGGACTTCTACATGGGGGCCAACGGGTTCTTCGGACCCAGCAGCGGCGGCTCCAGCGCCCACGTGCACGTGGACAGGGAACTCTACAGCCTGGACATAGACCTTGATGCGAGATCCACCAACAACGACGACTTCGCCTTCGAGATCGGACTCCTGTCCAGGACGGCGGTCACGAGGTTCGCGGACTACTGCTGCAGGTACGCCCTCAAGAGGGGCGACTCCAAGGTGACCCTCGTCGACAAGGCGAACGTCATCACCAAGAACTACGGCATGCAGAGGCAGATCTTCGAGCAGAAGACGGAGGAGTACGGCCTCGACCTCGATTTCATGTTCGTCGATGCCATGGCCATGGCCATGATCGTCAGGCCGGAGACCTTCGGCACCGTCGCCGTACCGAACCTGTTCGGAGACATCCTGACCGACCTCGGCGCACAGCTCCAGGGCGGTCTGGGGATGGGCGGCAGCGGAAACATCAACCCCGAGGGCGTCAGCATGTTCGAGCCCATCCACGGGTCCGCGCCCGACATCGCCGGGAGGGGGATCGCCAACCCCATCGCCGCGGTCCTCGCCGCCCAGATGCTCCTGGAGGAGCAGGGATTCCCAGATGAGGGCAGGATGATCCACGACGCCGTCAGGACGTGCCTGGACACGGGCGCCACTACGCCCGACCTGGGAGGTAAGATGTCCACGTCCGAGGCGGGCAGGCACATCGCCGACCTGATCAGGAACGGGAGGCGCTGA
- a CDS encoding 2-oxoacid:ferredoxin oxidoreductase subunit gamma encodes MSDLNVLFAGFGGQGILFSGKVMAYAALMEGKELSWLPSYGPEMRGGTASCSVCISDKAIGSPLVVNPDVLVVMNLPSLEKFENDVVPGGLILIDSSIVHKKVARTDVRVVYVDASRIAEENGLKGAANMVMLGRLFKETGFCSAENLDLGLQKSIPARKANLLESNRKAIALGTES; translated from the coding sequence GTGAGCGACCTCAACGTTCTGTTCGCCGGATTCGGAGGGCAGGGGATCCTGTTCTCCGGCAAGGTCATGGCCTACGCAGCGCTGATGGAGGGCAAGGAGCTCTCCTGGCTCCCGTCCTACGGACCGGAGATGCGCGGAGGGACGGCGTCCTGCAGCGTCTGCATCTCCGACAAGGCGATCGGGTCGCCCCTGGTGGTCAACCCCGACGTTCTCGTCGTGATGAACCTCCCCTCACTGGAGAAGTTCGAGAACGACGTGGTCCCCGGAGGGCTGATCCTCATCGACAGCTCCATCGTCCACAAGAAGGTCGCCAGGACCGACGTCAGGGTCGTCTACGTCGACGCGTCCAGGATCGCCGAGGAGAACGGGCTCAAGGGAGCGGCCAACATGGTCATGCTCGGAAGGCTGTTCAAGGAGACCGGCTTCTGCTCCGCGGAGAACCTCGACCTGGGCCTCCAGAAGAGCATCCCGGCCAGGAAGGCCAACCTGCTCGAGAGCAACAGGAAGGCCATCGCCCTCGGAACCGAGAGCTGA
- a CDS encoding 2-isopropylmalate synthase → MLAVSPYNQLALQPLPHKDRIQIFDTTLRDGEQAPGIALSSDDKVRIAMALDDLGVDIMEAGFAVSSETERETLKKIVDAGTRCTVCSLSRSVKGDVDAVLETGVDYIHTFIATSDLHMKYKLKMTPDQVVEKAVSTIEYARDHGLRVMFSCEDATRTDLDFMKRICVAVQDAGAEAINLPDTVGVIIPQGMAHIVSEMHKVLKVPISMHCHNDMGLAVANTLAGVEAGAEICQVTVNGIGERTGNAALEEVAVNLFANYGAETVDLTKLGPTSKMVERITGFPIAYNKAVVGRNAFAHESGIHVHGVMANSLTYEPFKPEMVGVERHIVIGKHSGEHSVRGRLEALNVRFPEEHMPELMAAIKEIAVGGKEIDDAELVAIADNVLWKKETKIQTAVLEGIAVITGKSVTSTATVTILINGDKRVKSEIGVGPVDAALNAIREAVNDNITLEEYKLAAVTGGSDSICEATVMVKNVQDDGNLSVGKAVGLDVVQTSVDAMMAAINRDFARQRRE, encoded by the coding sequence ATGTTGGCAGTGAGCCCCTACAACCAGCTTGCGCTCCAGCCCCTACCCCACAAGGACAGGATCCAGATCTTTGACACCACGCTAAGGGACGGGGAGCAGGCCCCTGGCATCGCCCTGAGCTCTGACGACAAGGTCCGCATCGCGATGGCTCTGGACGACCTCGGGGTGGACATCATGGAGGCGGGATTCGCCGTATCCTCCGAGACCGAGAGGGAGACCCTGAAGAAGATCGTGGACGCCGGCACGAGATGCACGGTGTGCAGCCTCTCCAGGTCCGTCAAGGGCGATGTGGACGCTGTGTTGGAGACTGGTGTCGACTACATCCACACCTTCATCGCGACGAGCGACCTCCACATGAAGTACAAGCTCAAGATGACTCCGGACCAGGTGGTCGAGAAGGCCGTGTCCACCATCGAGTACGCCAGGGACCACGGCCTGAGGGTGATGTTCTCCTGCGAGGACGCCACGAGGACCGACCTGGACTTCATGAAGAGGATATGCGTCGCCGTCCAGGACGCCGGCGCGGAGGCGATCAACCTGCCCGACACCGTCGGGGTCATAATCCCTCAGGGCATGGCGCACATCGTCTCGGAGATGCACAAGGTGCTGAAGGTGCCCATCTCCATGCACTGCCACAACGACATGGGACTGGCCGTGGCCAACACCCTGGCGGGCGTGGAGGCCGGCGCGGAGATATGCCAGGTCACCGTCAACGGCATCGGGGAGAGGACCGGCAACGCCGCGCTCGAGGAGGTGGCGGTCAACCTGTTCGCCAACTACGGAGCGGAGACCGTGGACCTCACCAAGCTCGGGCCCACGTCCAAGATGGTCGAGAGGATCACCGGCTTCCCGATCGCCTACAACAAGGCGGTCGTGGGGAGGAACGCCTTCGCCCACGAGTCCGGCATCCACGTCCACGGGGTCATGGCCAACAGCCTCACCTACGAGCCCTTCAAGCCGGAGATGGTCGGCGTGGAGAGGCACATCGTCATCGGCAAGCACTCCGGCGAGCACTCCGTCCGCGGAAGGCTGGAGGCGCTCAACGTCAGGTTCCCCGAGGAGCACATGCCCGAGCTGATGGCCGCGATCAAGGAGATCGCCGTCGGCGGCAAGGAGATAGACGACGCCGAGCTGGTCGCCATAGCGGACAACGTGCTGTGGAAGAAGGAGACCAAGATCCAGACCGCGGTCCTCGAGGGAATCGCGGTCATCACAGGAAAGAGCGTGACCTCCACAGCCACCGTGACCATACTCATCAACGGGGACAAGAGGGTCAAGTCCGAGATCGGTGTGGGTCCCGTCGACGCCGCGCTCAACGCGATCCGTGAGGCGGTCAACGACAACATCACGCTGGAGGAGTACAAGCTGGCGGCGGTCACCGGCGGCAGCGACTCCATCTGCGAGGCCACGGTGATGGTCAAGAACGTTCAGGACGACGGCAACCTGTCCGTCGGCAAGGCAGTGGGTCTGGATGTCGTGCAGACGTCCGTGGACGCCATGATGGCAGCCATAAACAGGGATTTCGCTAGACAGAGGAGAGAGTGA
- the mgtA gene encoding magnesium-translocating P-type ATPase: MRYAASSDVDSVIKEFNSRTEGHYNEEVTTSRIQYGKNEVTNHNKYVVLKRLARAFGNIFIITLAIIDILWMVLEPDIIYFVILTTLILVSGIVTFIQETRSSKAAAQLVSMVTTIITVRREGVEIEIDSKELVVGDIIILDTGDMVPADVRIIKSNHLKVDQSALTGESGGVTKYADPVHGTEILGCNNMAFMGTNVVGGSAEAIVVAVGDDTIFGSMAEKLTRKKPSTTYDKGTKSIVNVLLRIMYCMVPPVFLIMLIKDYMSYGEFTVDGVLSAVVFALTLAIGLMPEMLATIVSANLAKGSIDMSKKKVIVKDVTAIQNFGAMDVLCSDKTGTLTQNRISVESCNDIYGNPSHSVELLSCLNAHNLKSATNQIDWALDEYAEEDGLLDEVEQYEYVGDVPFDFVRRRATVVVKQDEDVNIMISKGAMPEILSISTGYLDQDRNIQPLDSKTVNDMMGLVEWYSTKGMRVLGITHKYLPSGKTEFTEADECDLIIAGFLVFTDPVKPTAKKAIEDMREYGITVKVLTGDNEYVSRHVCDQIGIPTENILVGPQIDGMSDDELKEVVENTSIFARLSPDNKSRVALALKANGHTVGVMGDGINDVVAMKNADVSISVDTGTDIAKETASMILLEKDLGVLKTGAIEGRKVYVNSIKYVKMIGSINFGYMFSLILGSLFFNFEPMGGIMILIFNLINDFACIFIIWDKVDDEFVKEPRKWDAKNLTTVMYRYGPMCVVTDLMSWAFFIFAVLPTVAVTVSPDVLAEMSGLGYDLSGVTNASQLVLSGAPIGDFEELLPYVVLFQSLWVIEQYWMQVWAIHIVRTNKLPFFQAWSAKPLVITTIVALCVGTLLPFSGPLWEAISGCTDLIGVPLWALLWMPFIACVYFFGAHAIKRHVLKKYGFFAC; the protein is encoded by the coding sequence ATGCGTTATGCGGCGTCCTCGGATGTCGATAGCGTCATCAAAGAGTTTAACAGCAGGACTGAGGGACACTACAACGAGGAGGTGACCACGTCCCGTATCCAGTACGGGAAGAACGAGGTCACCAACCACAACAAGTACGTGGTACTCAAGAGGCTCGCAAGGGCATTCGGAAACATATTCATCATAACGCTCGCGATCATCGACATCCTGTGGATGGTCCTCGAGCCGGACATAATCTACTTCGTGATTCTTACGACGCTGATCCTCGTCAGCGGTATCGTCACCTTCATCCAGGAGACCCGCAGCTCGAAAGCTGCTGCGCAATTGGTCAGTATGGTGACGACCATCATCACCGTCCGCCGCGAGGGGGTCGAGATCGAGATCGACTCCAAGGAGCTCGTGGTGGGTGACATCATCATCCTCGACACCGGCGACATGGTCCCGGCTGACGTGAGGATAATCAAGTCCAACCATCTCAAGGTCGACCAGTCCGCCCTGACCGGTGAGTCGGGCGGGGTCACCAAATACGCCGATCCGGTGCACGGCACCGAGATCCTGGGCTGCAACAACATGGCCTTCATGGGAACCAACGTGGTCGGCGGTTCCGCCGAGGCGATCGTTGTCGCCGTCGGCGACGACACGATCTTCGGCTCCATGGCCGAGAAGCTCACCCGCAAGAAGCCCTCCACCACATACGACAAGGGCACCAAGTCCATCGTCAACGTCCTCTTGAGGATCATGTACTGCATGGTCCCGCCAGTGTTCCTGATCATGCTGATCAAGGACTACATGTCCTACGGTGAGTTCACCGTCGACGGTGTTCTCAGCGCGGTCGTCTTCGCACTGACCCTGGCCATCGGCCTGATGCCGGAGATGCTTGCCACCATCGTCTCCGCAAACCTCGCCAAGGGATCCATCGACATGTCGAAGAAGAAGGTCATCGTCAAGGACGTGACCGCCATCCAGAACTTCGGCGCCATGGACGTCCTGTGCTCCGATAAGACCGGGACGCTCACACAGAACCGCATCTCCGTGGAGTCGTGCAACGACATCTACGGGAACCCGAGCCACTCCGTGGAGCTCCTGTCGTGCCTCAACGCCCACAACCTGAAATCCGCCACGAACCAGATCGACTGGGCCCTCGACGAGTACGCCGAGGAGGACGGGCTGCTGGACGAGGTGGAGCAGTACGAGTACGTCGGGGACGTGCCGTTCGACTTCGTCAGGAGGAGGGCCACTGTCGTCGTCAAGCAGGACGAGGACGTCAACATCATGATCTCCAAGGGTGCCATGCCCGAGATCCTCTCCATCTCCACCGGATACCTCGATCAGGACAGGAACATCCAGCCCCTCGACTCGAAGACGGTCAACGACATGATGGGACTCGTCGAGTGGTACAGCACCAAGGGCATGCGCGTCCTGGGAATCACCCACAAGTACCTCCCCTCGGGCAAGACCGAGTTCACCGAGGCGGACGAGTGCGACCTGATCATCGCCGGATTCCTGGTGTTCACGGATCCCGTGAAGCCCACGGCAAAGAAGGCCATCGAGGACATGAGAGAGTACGGCATCACCGTCAAGGTCCTCACCGGGGACAACGAGTACGTGTCCAGGCATGTGTGCGACCAGATCGGGATCCCCACCGAGAACATCCTGGTGGGGCCGCAGATCGACGGCATGTCCGACGACGAGCTCAAGGAGGTCGTCGAGAACACCAGCATATTCGCCCGCCTGAGTCCAGACAACAAGTCCAGGGTCGCACTGGCCCTGAAGGCCAACGGCCATACCGTCGGAGTCATGGGAGACGGAATAAACGACGTCGTCGCCATGAAGAACGCCGATGTGAGCATCTCGGTCGACACCGGAACCGACATCGCCAAGGAGACCGCCAGCATGATCCTCCTGGAGAAGGACCTGGGGGTCCTCAAGACAGGAGCCATCGAGGGGAGGAAGGTCTACGTCAACTCCATCAAGTACGTGAAGATGATCGGGTCGATCAACTTCGGATACATGTTCTCGCTGATCCTCGGATCCCTGTTCTTCAACTTCGAGCCGATGGGCGGAATCATGATCCTGATCTTCAACCTGATCAACGACTTCGCCTGCATCTTCATCATCTGGGACAAGGTCGACGACGAGTTCGTCAAGGAACCACGGAAATGGGACGCCAAGAACCTCACCACCGTCATGTACCGGTACGGACCTATGTGTGTGGTCACTGATCTGATGTCATGGGCGTTCTTCATATTCGCAGTGCTCCCCACGGTCGCCGTCACGGTGTCTCCCGATGTGCTCGCGGAGATGTCCGGTCTCGGATACGACCTGTCCGGCGTCACCAACGCGTCTCAGCTGGTCCTCAGCGGAGCGCCCATCGGAGACTTCGAGGAGCTCCTGCCCTACGTGGTGCTGTTCCAGTCCCTGTGGGTCATCGAGCAGTACTGGATGCAGGTCTGGGCGATACACATCGTCAGGACCAACAAGCTGCCGTTCTTCCAGGCCTGGTCCGCCAAGCCCCTGGTCATCACCACCATCGTGGCGCTGTGCGTCGGAACCCTGCTTCCGTTCAGCGGCCCCCTGTGGGAGGCCATCTCCGGCTGCACGGACCTCATCGGCGTGCCCCTGTGGGCCCTGCTGTGGATGCCGTTCATCGCGTGCGTCTACTTCTTCGGAGCCCACGCCATCAAGAGGCACGTGCTGAAGAAGTACGGGTTCTTCGCCTGTTGA
- a CDS encoding 2-oxoglutarate oxidoreductase has product MTVKGERPHALTNAPFHYCPGCTHGIVHRLVAEVIDELGIEGKTVGVASVGCSVFTYNYFNCDMVQAPHGRAPAVATGVKRARPENVVFTYQGDGDLAAIGMGETVHAAARGENIVAIFINNAIYGMTGGQMAPTTLPGQVTQTTPYGRDVKTAGNPIRVCELLSSLDGVALAERVTVDSVKNVRAAKKAIKKAFEYQMAGKGYCIVEVVSTCPTNWGMSPADAIQWLRDNMLPYYPLGVYKDVGEGEQ; this is encoded by the coding sequence ATGACAGTAAAGGGAGAGAGGCCGCACGCGCTCACGAACGCGCCGTTCCACTACTGCCCCGGATGCACGCACGGAATCGTGCACAGGCTCGTGGCCGAGGTCATCGACGAGCTCGGCATCGAGGGGAAGACCGTCGGAGTGGCATCCGTGGGATGCTCGGTCTTCACGTACAACTACTTCAACTGCGACATGGTCCAGGCGCCCCACGGCCGCGCACCCGCCGTGGCCACCGGCGTCAAGAGGGCCAGGCCCGAGAACGTGGTGTTCACGTACCAGGGTGACGGGGACCTCGCCGCCATCGGAATGGGTGAGACCGTCCACGCCGCCGCCAGGGGCGAGAACATCGTCGCGATCTTCATCAACAACGCCATATACGGCATGACCGGAGGCCAGATGGCCCCCACGACCCTGCCCGGGCAGGTCACCCAGACCACCCCCTACGGAAGGGACGTCAAGACCGCCGGGAACCCCATAAGGGTCTGCGAGCTCCTGTCCTCACTGGACGGCGTGGCGCTCGCCGAGCGCGTGACCGTGGACAGCGTCAAGAACGTGAGGGCCGCCAAGAAGGCCATCAAGAAGGCGTTCGAGTACCAGATGGCCGGCAAGGGATACTGCATCGTGGAGGTCGTCTCCACCTGCCCCACTAACTGGGGGATGTCGCCCGCCGACGCCATCCAGTGGCTGAGGGACAACATGCTGCCGTACTACCCGCTCGGAGTCTACAAGGATGTCGGGGAGGGAGAGCAGTGA
- a CDS encoding homoaconitate hydratase family protein: MGKTIAEKILSEKSGTDARAGQIVMANVDYVMVNDVTGPIAFREYDKLGTDRMYKDRMVLIPDHYVPAKDVASAEQAKEMREFAQKHELPNYFEIGKSGVCHQLMVEEGFAAPGRLIVGADSHTCTYGGINAFSTGIGSTEAAAAFATGKLWFKVPETIKVVVRGKFRKYVGGKDLILRIITDIGVDGANYKAFEFHGDVQNIPVADRLAVSNMAIEAGGKAGIFPCDDLTREYIKDTVRGEYTPVEADPDAEYCRVLEYDLDELEPFVSYPHLPSNGRPVREADVRIDQAYLGSCTNGRIEDMRIGAEIVKGRKVAPGVRFLVVPASQKVYRQMVEEGLMQIFLDAGAFISGPTCGACLGGYMGILAAGERAVSSTNRNFIGRMGDKASEVYLAGPAVVAASAIAGRIVTPDQLEGN; the protein is encoded by the coding sequence ATGGGCAAAACGATAGCAGAGAAGATCCTCTCGGAGAAGTCCGGGACCGACGCCCGCGCCGGGCAGATCGTCATGGCCAACGTAGACTACGTCATGGTCAACGACGTCACTGGACCCATCGCCTTCAGGGAGTACGACAAGCTCGGGACCGACAGGATGTACAAGGACCGCATGGTCCTGATCCCGGACCACTACGTCCCGGCCAAGGACGTGGCCTCGGCCGAGCAGGCGAAGGAGATGAGGGAGTTCGCCCAGAAGCACGAGCTGCCCAACTACTTCGAAATCGGGAAGAGCGGGGTCTGCCACCAGCTGATGGTGGAGGAGGGATTCGCGGCGCCCGGGAGGCTCATCGTCGGAGCCGACTCCCACACGTGCACCTACGGCGGCATCAACGCCTTCTCCACGGGCATCGGGTCGACAGAGGCCGCCGCGGCGTTCGCCACCGGCAAGCTGTGGTTCAAGGTGCCCGAGACGATCAAGGTCGTCGTCAGGGGAAAGTTCAGGAAGTACGTCGGCGGGAAGGACCTGATCCTCAGGATCATCACCGACATCGGCGTCGACGGGGCCAACTACAAGGCCTTCGAGTTCCACGGCGACGTCCAGAACATCCCCGTCGCCGACAGGCTCGCCGTCTCCAACATGGCCATCGAGGCCGGCGGCAAGGCGGGGATCTTCCCGTGCGACGACCTCACCCGCGAGTACATCAAGGACACCGTCCGCGGGGAGTACACCCCCGTGGAGGCCGACCCGGACGCGGAGTACTGCCGTGTCCTGGAGTACGACCTGGACGAGCTGGAGCCCTTCGTCTCCTATCCCCATCTCCCCAGCAACGGCCGCCCGGTCAGGGAGGCCGACGTCAGGATCGACCAGGCGTACCTTGGCAGCTGCACGAACGGCAGGATAGAGGACATGAGGATTGGCGCCGAGATAGTCAAGGGAAGGAAGGTCGCACCGGGAGTCAGGTTCCTGGTGGTCCCGGCATCCCAGAAGGTCTACAGGCAGATGGTCGAGGAGGGCCTGATGCAGATATTCCTCGACGCAGGCGCCTTCATCTCCGGACCCACTTGCGGGGCTTGCCTCGGGGGGTACATGGGGATCCTCGCCGCAGGGGAGAGGGCCGTGTCATCCACTAACAGGAACTTCATAGGCAGGATGGGCGACAAGGCCTCGGAGGTCTACCTCGCCGGGCCCGCCGTGGTGGCCGCATCGGCCATCGCGGGCAGGATCGTCACACCCGACCAGCTGGAGGGGAACTGA
- a CDS encoding 4Fe-4S dicluster domain-containing protein translates to MPKVTVDNNICKGCEMCVIACPKHIIALDKSITNNKGYHPAHVTDQSACTGCGSCATMCPDVAIIIEM, encoded by the coding sequence ATGCCGAAAGTAACAGTTGACAACAACATCTGCAAGGGATGCGAGATGTGCGTGATCGCATGTCCGAAGCACATCATCGCACTCGACAAGAGCATTACGAACAACAAGGGGTACCATCCCGCCCATGTCACCGACCAGAGCGCGTGCACGGGCTGCGGGTCCTGCGCGACCATGTGCCCCGATGTGGCAATCATTATCGAGATGTGA